GCCAGTTCCGTCTCTTGAACGGAGCCAACACCGGGTGTACCGGAATGTCAAAACCGGTAAATAACAAGACTTTCGCCCCAGTCGAGACAAGGTCACTGACTGCCTGGGCATAGCGTTCAAGGAAAATTTTCATATCCTTGCGGAATTCCAAGATATCGTTGCCGCCAGCATAGAAGGTGATGACTTCTGGCTTCAGCTCTAACGCAACTGGAATCTGCTCTTCAATAATTTGTTCCAGTCGACGGCTGCGAATTCCTAGATTGACGTACTGCCATTGCGGATCAGCCTTGGACAGTTGCTTGGCCACCCTATCGGCCCAGCCCCGCACGCCATTGGGTAGCCGAGGCTCCCAGTCCCCCACACCTTCGGTGAAGGAATCTCCTAGCGCCATAAATAGCCGTCCCATGGTAGCGACGCTATTGCCCCAACATGCATGTCATTAAGACTCCAGTTGAATTTCGGGTAAATGCTAAGCTCGCTCGCTTTTACTCTTTAGAGCATTTTGCGCATGATCAATCGAGGCATCCGACTGGCCTGAGCATCACTGACACCCACCACCTCAAAACCAAGTTCTTCAAACATCTTGCGGGTTCCAACAAAGGCCATGGTCAGATCCATTCTGCCTTCGGGGTCTACGGGGTAGGCTTCCACCGCCGGTGCACCCAGCTTCCTGGCATACTCCACCGCACCACGCACCATTTCGCGGTTCACTCCCCGGCGCCTAAACCCGCCGCGTACCACCATGCAGATGATGCTCCACACCGCCACGTCATCCACCGGCCGAATCAGCTTTGAGGCTTCCAGCCGCGGAATCTGGGTTCTAGGCGAGATGCTGCACCACCCCACAGGCTGGTCATCTAGATAGGCGTCACCCCAGGGGCAATCTCTTCTCGGCTCAGTGAGCACATGGCCTCATAGCGGTCATCTCCTCCGCGCT
The nucleotide sequence above comes from Glutamicibacter sp. B1. Encoded proteins:
- a CDS encoding GNAT family N-acetyltransferase, with amino-acid sequence MLTEPRRDCPWGDAYLDDQPVGWCSISPRTQIPRLEASKLIRPVDDVAVWSIICMVVRGGFRRRGVNREMVRGAVEYARKLGAPAVEAYPVDPEGRMDLTMAFVGTRKMFEELGFEVVGVSDAQASRMPRLIMRKML